Proteins encoded together in one Pseudomonas sp. ADAK13 window:
- a CDS encoding DUF1329 domain-containing protein, giving the protein MKITKNLLQVGVLGLSIMASSVMAAVSADEAAKLGTTLTPMGAEMAGNAAGTIPKWSPLPTNAGAVDARGFLANPYASEQPQFIITAQNVEQYKDKLAPGQYAMFKRYPDTFKMPVYPTHRGATVPADVFAAIKKNATNTNLVSGGNGLENFETAVPFPIPKSGVEVIWNHITRYRGGSVTRLVTQATPQTNGSFSLVYFRDQFVFRDKMKDYDPKNPGNILFYFKQQVTAPARLAGGVLLVHETLDQVKEPRSAWVYNAGQRRVRRAPQVSYDGPGTAADGLRTSDNLDMFNGAPDRYDWKLEGKKELYIAENSYKLDDPKLKYVDIIKAGHINQDLARYELRRVWHVVATLKEGQRHIYAKRDFFIDEDTWQAAVIDHYDGRGQLWRVAEAHAENYYDKQVPWYALETLYDLQSGRYLALGMKNEEKQAYDFGFTATTSDFTPAALRQDGVR; this is encoded by the coding sequence ATGAAAATAACTAAAAATCTGTTGCAGGTGGGTGTGCTGGGGCTGTCGATCATGGCGAGCAGCGTCATGGCGGCAGTCTCGGCGGATGAAGCCGCCAAGCTGGGTACGACCCTGACCCCGATGGGCGCTGAAATGGCCGGCAACGCGGCCGGCACCATCCCTAAATGGTCACCGCTGCCCACCAATGCCGGCGCGGTGGATGCCCGTGGCTTCCTGGCCAACCCGTACGCCAGCGAGCAACCGCAATTCATCATCACTGCGCAGAACGTCGAGCAGTACAAGGACAAGCTGGCGCCGGGGCAGTACGCGATGTTCAAGCGCTACCCGGACACCTTCAAGATGCCGGTCTACCCGACCCATCGCGGCGCTACCGTGCCGGCTGATGTGTTTGCGGCCATCAAGAAAAACGCCACCAACACCAACCTGGTGTCCGGCGGCAACGGCCTGGAAAACTTCGAAACCGCCGTACCGTTCCCGATTCCGAAAAGCGGCGTGGAAGTCATCTGGAACCACATCACCCGCTATCGCGGCGGCAGCGTGACCCGCCTGGTGACCCAGGCCACGCCGCAAACCAACGGCTCGTTCAGCCTGGTGTACTTCCGCGACCAGTTCGTGTTCCGCGACAAGATGAAGGACTACGACCCGAAAAACCCGGGCAACATCCTGTTCTACTTCAAGCAGCAAGTGACCGCGCCGGCACGTCTGGCCGGTGGTGTGCTGCTGGTGCACGAAACCCTCGACCAGGTGAAAGAGCCGCGTTCGGCGTGGGTCTACAACGCCGGCCAGCGTCGCGTGCGCCGGGCGCCGCAAGTGTCGTATGACGGCCCGGGCACCGCCGCCGACGGCCTGCGTACCTCCGACAACCTCGACATGTTCAACGGCGCGCCGGATCGCTACGACTGGAAACTGGAAGGCAAGAAGGAACTGTACATCGCCGAAAACAGCTACAAGCTCGACGATCCGAAGCTCAAGTATGTCGACATCATCAAGGCCGGCCACATCAACCAGGACCTGGCTCGCTACGAACTGCGTCGTGTGTGGCATGTGGTTGCAACCCTGAAGGAAGGCCAGCGCCACATCTATGCCAAGCGTGACTTCTTCATCGACGAAGACACCTGGCAGGCCGCGGTCATCGACCACTATGATGGTCGTGGCCAACTGTGGCGCGTGGCTGAAGCCCATGCCGAGAACTACTACGACAAACAAGTGCCGTGGTATGCCCTCGAAACCCTCTACGACCTGCAGTCCGGCCGCTACCTGGCCCTGGGCATGAAGAACGAAGAGAAACAGGCTTATGACTTCGGCTTTACCGCCACCACCAGCGACTTCACTCCGGCGGCCCTGCGCCAGGATGGTGTTCGCTAA
- a CDS encoding DUF1302 domain-containing protein, protein MISAHQFWRRAKLPLAVSLASTLAGPAFGVSFNIGEIEGSFDSSLSVGASWSTAGRNKDLIGANNGGRGLSQTSDDGHLNFDKGDSFSKIFKGIHDLELKYGDTGVFVRGKYWYDFKLKDDDLDFKNISDKGRPMGARSSGGQILDAFVYHNYSVADEPGSVRFGKQVISWGESTFIGGGINAINPIDVAAFRRPGAEIKEGLIPVNMFYVSQTLTDNLSAEGFYQLDWDKTVTDNCGTFFSQPDIITGGCNDNLRVLNSSRTLPAALVPALARYGVDVNSEGVLVRRGPDRDARDGGQFGVAFHYNYEPLDTEFGAYAINYHSRAPIFSAHGAPQSAYTGATPGLPAQLRPLIVAGNSNYFVEYPEDIRLYGLSFSTTLPTGTAWSGEVSYRPNAPVQLNSTDILYAGVRPIGAPVLKDASLLTGVPGQDLHGYRRKEITQLQTTFTHFFDQVMGASRLTLVGEVGMTYVGGLESKSKVRYGRDPVFGPGTLPNGACPALNNSTAQGAGLPNANGLNTNCNNDGFTTATSWGYRGRAIWEYPDVFAGVNLKPNVAWSHDVKGYSPGPGGNFEEGRKAVSLGLDAEYQNTYTASLNYTNFFGGDFSTVDDRDFVALSVGVNF, encoded by the coding sequence ATGATCTCAGCACACCAGTTCTGGCGCCGGGCAAAACTGCCTTTGGCCGTCAGCCTCGCCTCTACGCTCGCCGGGCCTGCATTCGGCGTCAGTTTCAACATCGGTGAAATCGAAGGCAGCTTTGACTCGTCCCTGTCGGTCGGGGCCAGTTGGTCGACGGCGGGTCGCAACAAAGACCTGATTGGCGCCAACAATGGTGGCAGGGGTTTGTCGCAAACCTCTGATGACGGTCACCTGAACTTCGACAAGGGTGATTCCTTCTCGAAGATCTTCAAGGGTATCCATGACCTCGAGTTGAAATACGGCGACACCGGCGTGTTTGTCCGGGGCAAGTACTGGTATGACTTCAAGCTCAAAGACGACGACCTCGACTTCAAGAACATCAGCGACAAGGGTCGCCCGATGGGCGCCAGGTCCTCGGGTGGGCAGATTCTCGATGCGTTTGTCTACCACAACTACTCGGTTGCCGATGAGCCAGGCTCCGTGCGGTTTGGTAAACAGGTCATCAGTTGGGGGGAGAGTACGTTCATCGGTGGTGGTATCAACGCCATCAACCCGATTGACGTGGCCGCGTTCCGTCGTCCAGGCGCCGAGATCAAGGAAGGCCTGATTCCGGTCAACATGTTCTATGTGTCGCAGACCCTGACCGATAACCTGTCGGCAGAAGGCTTCTACCAGTTGGACTGGGACAAGACCGTCACCGATAACTGCGGGACGTTTTTCTCCCAGCCGGACATTATTACCGGTGGCTGTAACGACAATCTGCGGGTGCTGAACAGCTCTCGCACCCTGCCGGCAGCGCTGGTTCCTGCGCTGGCTCGCTATGGTGTGGATGTGAACAGTGAGGGTGTTCTGGTTCGTCGCGGCCCTGATCGTGACGCGAGAGATGGCGGCCAGTTCGGCGTGGCGTTCCACTACAACTATGAGCCGCTCGACACCGAGTTCGGCGCCTACGCCATTAACTATCACAGCCGGGCGCCGATCTTCAGCGCCCACGGTGCTCCGCAATCTGCTTACACCGGGGCGACGCCGGGGTTGCCGGCGCAACTGCGTCCATTGATTGTTGCGGGTAACTCCAATTACTTCGTCGAATACCCGGAAGATATACGTCTCTACGGCTTGAGCTTCTCCACCACCCTGCCTACGGGAACTGCCTGGAGCGGTGAGGTCAGCTACCGTCCCAATGCGCCGGTGCAGCTGAACTCCACTGACATTCTGTATGCCGGTGTTCGCCCTATTGGCGCCCCGGTGCTCAAAGATGCCTCGTTGTTGACCGGAGTGCCAGGCCAGGACTTGCATGGCTACCGCCGTAAGGAAATCACTCAACTGCAAACAACCTTCACCCACTTCTTTGACCAAGTGATGGGCGCCAGCCGCCTGACGCTGGTGGGCGAAGTCGGCATGACCTATGTCGGTGGTTTGGAGAGCAAGTCCAAAGTTCGCTACGGACGTGATCCGGTGTTTGGCCCAGGTACTTTGCCTAACGGCGCATGCCCTGCGCTCAACAACTCCACTGCACAAGGCGCGGGGCTGCCTAACGCCAACGGCCTGAATACCAACTGCAACAACGACGGCTTTACCACGGCGACTTCCTGGGGCTACCGCGGCCGGGCGATCTGGGAATACCCGGACGTCTTTGCCGGTGTAAACCTCAAGCCTAACGTCGCCTGGTCCCATGACGTCAAAGGTTATTCACCTGGCCCTGGCGGCAACTTCGAGGAAGGCCGCAAGGCGGTCAGCCTCGGACTGGATGCTGAATACCAGAACACCTACACCGCGAGCCTGAACTACACCAACTTCTTCGGTGGCGACTTCAGCACCGTGGACGACCGCGACTTTGTCGCCCTCAGCGTCGGCGTGAACTTCTAA
- a CDS encoding fatty acid--CoA ligase: MLQTRVIPPAEGAYQYPLLIKRLLMSGTRYEKTREIVYRDQLRYTYPTLIERVARLANVLTEAGVKAGDTVAVMDWDSHRYLECMFAIPMIGAVIHTINVRLSPEQILYTMNHAEDRFVLVNSEFVGLYQAIAGHLTTVKKTLLLTDGAEKTAELPHLVGEYETLLAAASPRYDFQDFDENSVATTFYTTGTTGNPKGVYFTHRQLVLHTMGVATIMGSVDSVRLLGTNDVYMPITPMFHVHAWGLPYVATMLGLKQVYPGRYDPEYLVELWRKEKVTFSHCVPTILQMVLNAKAGQGVDFGGWKIVIGGSALNRSLYEASKARGIQLTAAYGMSETGPLVSCAHLNEELMAGTEDERTTYRIKAGVPGPLVEAAIIDGDGNFLPADGESQGELVLRAPWLSEGYFNEPQKGAELWAGGWMHTGDVATLDAFGVIDIRDRIKDVIKTGGEWISSLALEDLVSRHPAVREVAVVGIADPQWGERPFALLVVRDGHVIGAKELKEHLKPFVELGHLSKWAIPSQIAVVTEIPKTSVGKLDKKRIRVDIIEWQANNSTFLSTL; this comes from the coding sequence ATGTTGCAGACTCGTGTTATCCCGCCCGCCGAAGGCGCCTACCAATACCCGCTGTTGATCAAACGCCTGTTGATGTCCGGGACACGCTACGAGAAGACCCGGGAAATCGTCTACCGCGACCAGTTGCGTTACACCTATCCAACCCTGATCGAGCGCGTCGCCCGCCTGGCCAATGTGCTGACCGAGGCCGGGGTCAAGGCCGGTGACACCGTGGCCGTGATGGACTGGGACAGCCATCGTTACCTGGAATGCATGTTCGCCATCCCGATGATCGGTGCGGTGATCCACACCATCAATGTGCGCCTGTCGCCGGAACAGATTCTCTACACCATGAACCACGCCGAGGACCGCTTTGTGCTGGTCAACAGCGAGTTTGTGGGGCTCTACCAGGCCATCGCCGGCCACCTCACCACCGTCAAGAAAACCCTGCTGCTCACCGACGGCGCGGAAAAAACCGCCGAGCTGCCCCACCTCGTGGGTGAGTACGAAACGCTGCTGGCGGCGGCAAGCCCCCGGTACGACTTCCAGGATTTCGACGAAAACTCCGTCGCCACCACCTTCTACACCACCGGCACCACTGGCAATCCCAAAGGCGTGTATTTCACCCACCGCCAACTGGTGCTGCACACCATGGGCGTGGCAACCATCATGGGCAGCGTCGACAGCGTGCGCCTGCTGGGCACCAATGATGTCTACATGCCGATCACCCCGATGTTCCACGTGCACGCCTGGGGCCTGCCGTATGTGGCGACCATGCTCGGCCTGAAGCAGGTCTACCCCGGCCGCTACGACCCCGAATACCTGGTGGAGCTGTGGCGCAAGGAGAAGGTCACGTTCTCCCATTGCGTGCCGACGATCCTGCAAATGGTGCTCAACGCCAAGGCCGGGCAGGGCGTGGATTTCGGCGGTTGGAAAATCGTGATCGGCGGCAGCGCCCTCAACCGTTCGCTGTATGAAGCGTCCAAGGCCCGCGGGATTCAACTGACGGCGGCGTACGGCATGTCCGAGACCGGGCCGCTGGTGTCCTGCGCGCACCTCAATGAAGAATTGATGGCCGGCACCGAAGACGAACGCACCACCTACCGCATCAAGGCCGGCGTGCCCGGGCCGCTGGTGGAGGCGGCGATCATCGACGGTGACGGCAACTTCCTGCCCGCCGACGGTGAATCCCAGGGCGAGCTGGTACTGCGCGCGCCGTGGCTCAGCGAAGGCTATTTCAACGAGCCGCAGAAAGGCGCCGAACTCTGGGCCGGCGGCTGGATGCACACCGGCGACGTGGCCACCCTCGACGCGTTTGGCGTGATCGATATTCGTGACCGCATCAAGGACGTGATCAAGACCGGCGGCGAGTGGATCTCCTCCCTGGCGCTGGAAGACCTGGTCAGCCGCCACCCGGCGGTACGCGAAGTAGCGGTGGTGGGGATTGCCGACCCGCAGTGGGGCGAGCGCCCGTTTGCGTTGCTGGTGGTGCGTGATGGCCATGTGATAGGGGCCAAGGAGCTCAAGGAACATCTCAAGCCGTTTGTGGAATTGGGCCATTTGAGCAAGTGGGCGATTCCAAGCCAGATCGCCGTTGTTACGGAAATTCCCAAGACCAGCGTCGGCAAGCTCGACAAAAAACGTATCCGTGTCGACATCATCGAATGGCAGGCCAACAACAGCACCTTCCTTTCTACCCTCTGA
- a CDS encoding LysE family translocator produces the protein MYLTEFLTVALIHLLAVASPGPDFAVVVRESVTHGRRAGTWTALGVGSAIFLHVGYSLLGIGLIVSQSIVLFNALKWAAAAYLLYIGFKALRAQPAKPASEEDLHLEVGERTARGAFTSGFVTNGLNPKATLFFLSLFTVVINPHTPLAIQAGYGVYLAVATAIWFCLVAMLFSQQRVRAGFARMGHWFDRTMGAVLIAIGVKLAFTSMK, from the coding sequence ATGTACCTCACCGAGTTCTTGACCGTGGCACTGATTCACCTGTTGGCGGTGGCCAGCCCTGGCCCGGATTTCGCCGTGGTGGTACGTGAAAGCGTGACCCATGGCCGGCGCGCCGGCACCTGGACGGCGCTGGGCGTCGGTTCGGCGATTTTCCTGCACGTGGGGTATTCGCTGTTGGGCATCGGCTTGATCGTGTCCCAGTCCATCGTGCTGTTCAACGCGCTGAAATGGGCGGCGGCGGCCTACCTGCTGTACATCGGCTTCAAGGCCCTGCGCGCCCAGCCGGCCAAGCCTGCCAGTGAAGAAGACCTGCACCTTGAGGTGGGCGAGCGCACCGCGCGCGGCGCGTTCACGTCGGGGTTTGTCACCAACGGCTTGAACCCCAAGGCCACGCTGTTCTTCCTGTCGCTGTTCACCGTGGTGATCAACCCCCACACGCCGCTGGCGATCCAGGCCGGTTACGGCGTGTACCTGGCCGTGGCCACTGCGATCTGGTTTTGCCTGGTGGCGATGCTGTTCAGCCAGCAACGCGTACGCGCCGGTTTTGCGCGCATGGGCCACTGGTTCGACCGCACCATGGGCGCGGTGCTGATTGCCATCGGTGTGAAGCTGGCCTTTACCAGCATGAAATAA
- a CDS encoding 2-hydroxyacid dehydrogenase: MTNNRRAVFLDHPSLDLGDLDLNGLRAIFSELSLYEQTTPQNVVERLQGAQVAISNKIALNAETLAACPELKLILVTATGTNNVDLDAARAHGVTVSNCQGYGTPSVAQHTIMLLLNLATRLNDYQRDVNAGLWQQAKQFCLLDYPIVELAGKTLGLLGHGELGGAVARLAEAFGMRVILGAIPGRPARADRVPLDELLAQVDALTLHCPLNEYTRDFIGARELALLKPGAFIVNTARGGLINEQALADALRSGHLGGAATDVLSVEPPVNGNPLLAGDIPRLIVTPHNAWGSREARQRIVGQLIENAEGFFSGAPLRVVS, translated from the coding sequence ATGACGAACAATCGCCGCGCCGTCTTCCTTGATCACCCTTCCCTGGACCTCGGGGACCTGGACCTCAACGGGTTGCGGGCCATCTTCAGCGAACTGAGCCTGTACGAGCAGACTACCCCGCAGAACGTTGTAGAGCGCCTGCAAGGCGCGCAGGTGGCGATCAGCAACAAGATCGCGCTGAATGCCGAAACCCTGGCGGCGTGCCCCGAGCTGAAGCTGATCCTGGTGACCGCCACCGGCACCAACAACGTCGACCTCGACGCCGCCCGCGCCCACGGCGTGACCGTGAGCAATTGCCAGGGTTACGGCACGCCGTCGGTGGCGCAGCACACGATCATGCTGCTGCTCAACCTGGCGACACGCCTGAACGACTATCAGCGGGATGTAAACGCTGGGCTCTGGCAGCAAGCCAAGCAGTTCTGCCTGCTGGACTATCCAATCGTGGAACTGGCAGGCAAGACCCTGGGCCTGCTGGGCCATGGCGAATTGGGCGGTGCCGTGGCGCGCCTGGCTGAAGCCTTTGGCATGCGGGTGATCCTCGGCGCGATCCCGGGACGCCCTGCCCGGGCTGATCGCGTGCCGCTGGACGAGTTGCTGGCGCAGGTCGACGCACTGACCCTGCACTGCCCGCTCAACGAATACACCCGCGACTTTATCGGTGCCCGCGAACTGGCGCTGCTCAAGCCCGGCGCATTTATCGTCAACACGGCACGCGGTGGTTTGATCAACGAACAGGCGCTGGCCGATGCCTTGCGCAGCGGACACCTGGGCGGCGCAGCGACCGATGTATTGAGCGTAGAACCCCCGGTCAACGGCAACCCGCTGCTGGCCGGTGACATCCCTCGACTGATCGTCACGCCGCACAATGCGTGGGGCAGCCGCGAAGCCCGGCAGCGCATCGTCGGCCAATTGATCGAAAACGCCGAGGGCTTTTTCAGCGGCGCCCCGCTGCGCGTCGTCAGTTGA
- a CDS encoding class I SAM-dependent methyltransferase: MDPRSEVLLRQAELFQGDVLLVGLPADDLLGRLPNAHGWSWHAGDQAALDARFAERSQFGVNVPERSFETAVVFLPKSKDLTDYLLNAVAARLPGKELYLVGEKKGGIESAAKQLNPFGKPRKLDNARHCQLWLVTVANAPEPVALESLAQVFEVPLAEGPLKVVSLPGVFSHGRLDRGTALLLEHLDKLPSGHLLDFGCGAGVLGAAVKRRYPHNTVTMLDVDAFAAASSRLTLAANGLEAEVLTGDGIDAAPMNLNTILSNPPFHVGVHTDYFATENLLRKAAKHLAKGGELRLVANSFLKYQPLIEEHLGVCAIKAEGQGFRIYRAKRG; the protein is encoded by the coding sequence ATGGATCCGCGCAGTGAAGTACTGCTTCGTCAGGCCGAACTTTTTCAAGGCGACGTGCTGCTGGTGGGCTTGCCCGCCGACGACCTGCTGGGCCGCCTGCCCAATGCCCATGGCTGGAGCTGGCACGCCGGCGATCAGGCGGCACTGGACGCACGCTTTGCCGAGCGCAGCCAGTTCGGCGTGAACGTGCCCGAGCGTTCGTTCGAGACGGCGGTGGTGTTCCTGCCCAAGTCCAAGGACCTCACCGACTACCTGCTCAATGCCGTGGCGGCGCGCTTGCCTGGCAAAGAGTTGTACCTGGTGGGGGAAAAGAAAGGCGGCATCGAAAGCGCGGCCAAACAACTGAACCCGTTCGGCAAACCACGCAAGCTCGACAACGCGCGGCACTGTCAGTTGTGGCTGGTCACGGTGGCCAACGCCCCCGAACCGGTAGCGCTGGAAAGCCTGGCGCAGGTGTTCGAGGTGCCGCTGGCTGAAGGGCCGCTAAAAGTCGTGAGCCTGCCGGGCGTGTTCAGTCACGGTCGGCTGGATCGCGGTACGGCGCTGCTGCTGGAGCATCTGGACAAGTTGCCGAGTGGTCATTTGCTGGATTTCGGTTGCGGGGCGGGCGTGCTCGGGGCGGCGGTCAAGCGTCGCTATCCGCATAACACCGTCACGATGCTCGACGTGGATGCCTTTGCCGCGGCCAGCAGTCGCCTGACATTGGCCGCCAATGGCCTGGAAGCCGAGGTGTTGACCGGTGATGGCATCGACGCCGCGCCGATGAATCTGAACACGATTCTGAGCAACCCGCCGTTTCATGTCGGGGTGCACACCGATTATTTCGCCACCGAGAACTTGCTGCGAAAAGCGGCCAAACATCTGGCAAAAGGCGGCGAACTTCGCCTGGTTGCGAATAGCTTCCTGAAGTACCAACCGCTGATCGAAGAGCATCTGGGCGTGTGCGCAATCAAGGCAGAAGGCCAGGGTTTTCGCATTTACCGTGCCAAGCGCGGCTGA
- a CDS encoding TMEM165/GDT1 family protein, with protein MLDSLLVPTAIVALAEIGDKTQLLALILAARFRKPWPIIAGIVAATLANHAAAGAVGAWFGSFFSDAVLHWILAASFCATALWTLVPDKLDDDEASTSRKFGPFLTTLIAFFLAEIGDKTQIATVMLAAQYPELWLVIIGTTLGMLIANVPVVLAGNFAADKLPLTLIRRLAATAFFILAIVAVYKAMQSSGWI; from the coding sequence ATGCTGGATTCTCTGCTCGTCCCTACCGCAATCGTTGCCTTGGCCGAAATTGGCGACAAGACGCAACTGCTCGCGCTCATTCTTGCTGCACGCTTTCGCAAACCCTGGCCGATCATCGCCGGCATCGTCGCCGCGACCTTGGCCAACCATGCGGCCGCCGGTGCCGTGGGGGCCTGGTTCGGGAGTTTCTTCTCGGACGCGGTGTTGCACTGGATCCTCGCGGCGAGCTTCTGCGCCACGGCGCTGTGGACCCTGGTACCCGACAAACTCGACGATGACGAAGCCAGCACCTCCCGCAAATTCGGGCCGTTCCTGACCACACTGATCGCATTCTTCCTCGCGGAAATCGGCGACAAGACCCAGATCGCTACCGTGATGCTCGCGGCGCAATACCCGGAACTGTGGCTGGTGATTATCGGCACGACCCTGGGCATGTTGATTGCCAACGTACCGGTGGTGCTGGCAGGGAATTTTGCGGCGGATAAATTGCCGCTGACGCTGATTCGTCGATTGGCGGCCACGGCGTTTTTCATCCTGGCAATCGTTGCGGTGTACAAGGCCATGCAGAGCAGTGGCTGGATCTAG
- a CDS encoding M48 family metallopeptidase: MKKTVAVCALGTAVLLAGCQSVNTTSGGAVGVERKQYMFSMLSSQEVDQMYAQSYQQTLGEASGKGLVDKTSANAKRVQAIANRLIAQAPTFRPDAAQWKWEVNLIKSDEMNANCGPGGKIFVYSALIDNLKLTDDELAAVMGHEIAHALREHGREAMSKAYGIEMAKQGAGALFGLGQDSMALADTVANYGMTLPNSRSNENEADLIGLELSARAGYNPNAAITLWNKMAKASEGSPPEFMSTHPASSSRIASLQAAIPKVMPLYQQAKKS; this comes from the coding sequence ATGAAAAAGACAGTGGCGGTATGTGCGTTGGGCACGGCGGTATTGCTCGCCGGTTGCCAGTCGGTCAACACCACCAGCGGCGGTGCCGTGGGTGTTGAGCGCAAGCAGTACATGTTCAGCATGTTGTCGAGCCAGGAAGTCGACCAGATGTATGCGCAGTCCTACCAGCAGACCCTGGGTGAAGCCAGCGGCAAAGGCCTGGTGGACAAGACCAGCGCCAATGCCAAGCGTGTGCAGGCGATTGCCAACCGCCTGATCGCCCAGGCGCCGACGTTCCGGCCGGATGCGGCGCAGTGGAAGTGGGAAGTGAACCTGATCAAAAGTGACGAGATGAACGCCAACTGTGGGCCTGGCGGCAAGATCTTCGTGTACAGCGCGCTGATCGATAATCTCAAGTTGACCGACGATGAACTCGCCGCCGTGATGGGTCATGAAATTGCCCACGCCTTGCGTGAACACGGTCGCGAAGCCATGTCCAAGGCCTACGGTATCGAGATGGCGAAGCAGGGGGCCGGCGCGTTGTTCGGCCTGGGTCAGGACAGCATGGCGTTGGCCGATACCGTGGCCAACTACGGCATGACCTTGCCCAACAGCCGCAGCAATGAAAACGAAGCAGACCTGATCGGCCTGGAGTTGTCGGCGCGTGCCGGTTACAACCCGAACGCGGCGATTACCCTGTGGAACAAAATGGCCAAGGCCTCGGAAGGCTCGCCACCTGAGTTCATGAGCACTCACCCGGCCTCCAGCAGCCGGATCGCCTCGTTGCAGGCGGCGATTCCGAAGGTGATGCCGTTGTATCAACAGGCCAAAAAGTCCTGA
- a CDS encoding methyl-accepting chemotaxis protein: MVEIDQVATAVHEMTATAQDVARNATQAAQAASHADQAASQGMQIVRDTSTSIGALAQEIGKAVGVVQALAKDSENINAILTAIRGIAEQTNLLALNAAIEAARAGEQGRGFAVVADEVRNLAQKTQKATEEIQTMIQQLQQGTRDVVRVMEDSQNRTDESVQHAAKAAQALETITQAVSVINDMNTQIASAAEEQSAVAEDINRNVINIGQVANEVAGGADESSAASADLTKLAEQQRRLINQFKV; encoded by the coding sequence ATGGTCGAGATCGATCAGGTGGCCACCGCCGTACACGAGATGACCGCGACCGCCCAGGACGTGGCGCGCAACGCCACCCAGGCTGCCCAAGCCGCCAGCCACGCCGACCAGGCGGCGAGCCAGGGCATGCAGATTGTGCGCGACACCTCCACCTCCATCGGCGCCCTCGCCCAGGAAATCGGCAAGGCGGTCGGTGTGGTGCAGGCACTGGCCAAGGACAGCGAGAACATCAACGCCATCCTCACGGCGATTCGCGGGATTGCCGAGCAGACCAACCTGCTGGCGCTCAACGCGGCCATCGAGGCGGCGCGTGCCGGTGAGCAAGGACGCGGATTTGCGGTGGTGGCCGACGAGGTGCGCAACCTGGCGCAGAAGACCCAGAAGGCCACCGAAGAAATCCAGACCATGATCCAGCAACTGCAGCAAGGCACCCGCGACGTGGTGCGGGTGATGGAAGACAGCCAGAACCGCACCGACGAAAGCGTGCAACACGCAGCCAAGGCGGCACAGGCGCTGGAGACCATCACGCAGGCGGTGTCGGTGATCAACGACATGAACACCCAGATCGCCAGCGCCGCCGAGGAACAGAGTGCGGTGGCCGAGGACATCAACCGTAACGTGATCAATATCGGGCAAGTGGCCAATGAAGTGGCGGGCGGGGCGGACGAGTCGAGCGCGGCCAGCGCGGATTTGACCAAGCTGGCGGAGCAGCAGCGCCGGTTGATCAATCAGTTCAAGGTTTGA
- a CDS encoding SOS response-associated peptidase produces the protein MCGRYALFRWNPTFAALPGFPADQQAQWNISPNDSVLIQRLSDGQHTLARARWGLTPPWLTDLSRTPAHARAETLAEQPMFREAFRQRRCLLPANGFYEWRGTQRKRPYWLTPGEGSTLFFAAIWEAYPVQEQVWLSTAVVTQAAQSQRRPLILDAAGQAAWLNPETPLHTLQALLASEPTALRERVLANMVNDPKLNGPECLTPG, from the coding sequence ATGTGTGGACGTTATGCCCTGTTTCGCTGGAACCCCACGTTTGCTGCCTTGCCGGGCTTTCCGGCCGACCAGCAGGCCCAGTGGAACATTTCTCCCAATGATTCGGTGCTGATCCAGCGCCTGAGCGACGGCCAGCACACCCTGGCGCGGGCGCGCTGGGGCCTCACGCCGCCCTGGCTGACCGATCTTTCCCGTACGCCGGCCCACGCCCGGGCGGAAACCCTGGCGGAGCAACCGATGTTTCGCGAAGCCTTTCGTCAGCGCCGCTGTTTGTTGCCGGCCAACGGTTTCTACGAATGGCGCGGCACCCAGCGCAAGCGTCCGTATTGGCTGACGCCGGGGGAGGGCAGCACGCTGTTCTTTGCGGCGATCTGGGAAGCGTATCCAGTGCAGGAGCAGGTGTGGTTGAGTACGGCGGTGGTGACCCAGGCGGCGCAGAGCCAGCGGCGGCCGCTCATTCTCGATGCGGCGGGGCAGGCAGCCTGGCTGAACCCCGAGACGCCGTTGCACACCTTGCAGGCCTTGTTGGCCAGTGAACCCACCGCGTTGCGCGAGCGGGTGCTGGCCAATATGGTCAACGATCCGAAACTCAATGGGCCGGAGTGCCTGACGCCGGGTTGA
- a CDS encoding putative signal transducing protein, which translates to MQRIYEPENLMEGELLHGMLESEGITAHLVGRDLLGGTGELPIYGLLALAVENDQAAYARELITAYNGAQPVPGDEPDSFPDVLVC; encoded by the coding sequence ATGCAGCGAATCTACGAACCGGAAAACCTGATGGAAGGTGAATTGCTGCATGGCATGCTCGAGAGCGAGGGCATCACTGCGCACCTGGTGGGGCGCGATTTGCTGGGTGGCACCGGTGAGTTGCCGATCTACGGCCTGCTGGCGCTGGCGGTGGAGAACGATCAGGCCGCCTACGCCCGTGAGTTGATCACCGCCTACAACGGGGCCCAACCCGTGCCGGGTGATGAACCCGACAGCTTCCCCGACGTGTTGGTCTGTTAG